A genomic region of Mitsuaria sp. 7 contains the following coding sequences:
- a CDS encoding 1-acyl-sn-glycerol-3-phosphate acyltransferase — translation MVLAEITGLFLSWLARLITGAQGHWKGCPPTSEQRIYFANHQSHFDWVLIWASLPGELRARTRPIAARDYWTSSRLKTWLTSAVFNAVYVSRTRATPDEDPLEPLVDTLQGGDSLVIFPEGTRSHKGAPQAFKAGLYHLSEQFPDVQLIPTWIDNVQRVMPKGEVVPVPILCTVTFGAPIRIEPGEDKRAFLERARAAVMALRPGGWKE, via the coding sequence ATGGTCCTTGCCGAAATCACCGGCCTGTTCCTGTCCTGGCTGGCGCGCCTGATCACCGGCGCGCAGGGACACTGGAAAGGCTGTCCCCCGACGTCCGAACAACGCATCTACTTCGCCAACCATCAGAGCCACTTCGACTGGGTGCTGATCTGGGCCTCGCTGCCTGGCGAACTGCGCGCACGGACCCGCCCGATCGCCGCGCGCGACTACTGGACGAGCTCCAGACTCAAGACCTGGCTCACGAGCGCCGTGTTCAACGCGGTCTACGTGAGCCGCACGCGCGCCACGCCCGACGAGGATCCGCTGGAGCCCCTGGTCGACACGCTGCAGGGCGGCGACTCGCTGGTCATCTTCCCGGAAGGCACCCGCTCGCACAAAGGCGCGCCGCAGGCCTTCAAGGCCGGGCTCTACCACCTGTCCGAACAGTTCCCCGACGTGCAGCTCATCCCCACCTGGATCGACAACGTCCAGCGCGTCATGCCCAAGGGCGAGGTCGTGCCGGTGCCCATCCTGTGCACGGTCACCTTCGGCGCGCCGATCCGGATCGAGCCCGGCGAGGACAAGCGCGCCTTCCTCGAACGCGCCCGCGCCGCCGTGATGGCGCTGCGTCCGGGAGGGTGGAAGGAATGA
- a CDS encoding DUF1902 domain-containing protein, producing the protein MPQPFQIDVSRDVAADVWIAQSSEVPGLAIEANDLVSLDDRLQQIVPELLEANGCAVGPTTRWTYLLRLSA; encoded by the coding sequence ATGCCTCAACCGTTCCAGATCGACGTCAGCCGCGACGTCGCAGCTGACGTCTGGATCGCCCAATCGTCCGAGGTGCCAGGACTTGCCATCGAGGCCAACGACCTCGTGTCCCTTGACGATCGACTGCAGCAGATCGTCCCCGAGCTGCTCGAAGCCAACGGATGTGCCGTCGGCCCCACAACCCGGTGGACTTACCTGCTGCGCCTCAGCGCATGA
- a CDS encoding cupin domain-containing protein, producing MTDRAQALAAQLIRNFHDAELTSFTREPMYESRFARLARGTAARKLGASYDIVEPGKTTCPYHLHYAQEEMFIILEGTGTLRVAGERLPIKAGDVIFIPAGPEYPHHIINTSDAPIRYLSVSTMEQPEICVYPDSNKFMAEHGPDKADRPFEAIRKVGEGDLDYWQDEP from the coding sequence ATGACCGACCGCGCCCAGGCGCTTGCCGCCCAGCTGATCCGCAACTTCCATGATGCCGAGCTGACCTCGTTCACGCGCGAGCCGATGTACGAGTCCCGCTTCGCGCGGCTTGCGCGCGGGACCGCCGCGCGCAAGCTCGGCGCCTCGTACGACATCGTCGAGCCCGGCAAGACCACCTGCCCGTACCACCTGCATTACGCGCAGGAAGAGATGTTCATCATCCTCGAGGGCACCGGCACGCTGCGCGTCGCCGGCGAGCGTCTGCCGATCAAGGCCGGCGACGTGATCTTCATCCCCGCGGGGCCCGAGTACCCGCATCACATCATCAACACCTCGGACGCGCCGATCCGCTACCTGTCCGTCAGCACGATGGAACAGCCGGAGATCTGCGTCTATCCGGACTCGAACAAGTTCATGGCCGAGCACGGCCCCGACAAGGCGGACCGCCCGTTCGAGGCCATCCGCAAGGTGGGCGAGGGCGACCTCGACTACTGGCAGGACGAGCCCTGA
- a CDS encoding TIGR04255 family protein gives MRHHFKAPPVNEVVIGEAFVPRADLLIPLIGAFWDRHLRADFPRVEHGVPIGSVDGSVYTDPTTGLVLPRVLMSSADGASLVQLQPDRLYVNWRKMEDSQEYPRFEAVRDRYLRIREQFNLFLKELSGDELSPAGYELTYTNPFLSANGWRSFADLPNFFKPWAWDKADFGSAPKSLRLNVEMELPGDCGKLVLNISPAIRKVTNEPAMRVDLTAQAEATVAARTSLAEWAETAHVAIVETFVKISTAEKLAEWGHWEEHGK, from the coding sequence ATGAGGCACCATTTCAAAGCGCCGCCGGTCAACGAAGTGGTGATTGGCGAAGCCTTCGTACCGAGGGCTGACCTACTGATTCCACTGATCGGTGCATTTTGGGACCGTCATCTCCGTGCGGATTTCCCACGAGTCGAGCACGGCGTGCCCATTGGCAGCGTCGATGGTAGTGTCTACACGGATCCAACCACCGGCTTGGTCCTGCCTCGAGTGTTGATGAGCAGTGCCGATGGTGCATCGCTGGTTCAGTTGCAGCCTGATCGCCTCTATGTGAACTGGCGCAAGATGGAGGACTCCCAGGAGTACCCCCGCTTCGAAGCCGTGCGTGATCGCTATCTGCGCATCCGCGAGCAGTTCAACTTGTTCCTCAAAGAATTGTCAGGCGACGAACTTTCGCCCGCTGGCTACGAGTTGACATACACCAACCCGTTTCTGTCAGCCAATGGCTGGCGCAGCTTTGCCGATCTGCCCAACTTCTTCAAGCCGTGGGCGTGGGACAAGGCAGACTTTGGTTCGGCGCCGAAATCTCTTCGCCTGAACGTTGAAATGGAGCTCCCTGGAGATTGCGGCAAGCTGGTCCTCAACATCAGTCCAGCAATCCGCAAGGTCACCAACGAGCCGGCAATGCGCGTCGATCTGACGGCTCAAGCAGAGGCCACCGTGGCCGCAAGAACGTCGCTCGCTGAGTGGGCCGAAACTGCCCACGTGGCAATCGTCGAAACGTTCGTCAAGATATCCACTGCCGAGAAACTCGCGGAGTGGGGGCATTGGGAGGAACACGGGAAATGA
- the ruvC gene encoding crossover junction endodeoxyribonuclease RuvC produces the protein MRILGIDPGLQTTGFGVIDSDGPRLAYVASGTIKTNALPTGDLPGRLKILYDGIREVVSRYQPTCAAVEIIFVNVNPQSTLLLGQARGAALTALVSCDLHVSEYTAVQMKKAITGHGGAAKSQVQAMVARLLNLPGEPGKDAADALGIAIMDAHARVSFAAMGKQTTLQRRQHAQFKGSRTY, from the coding sequence ATGCGCATCCTCGGCATCGACCCCGGCCTGCAGACGACGGGCTTCGGGGTCATCGACTCGGACGGACCGCGGCTGGCGTACGTCGCCAGCGGCACCATCAAGACCAACGCGCTGCCGACCGGCGACCTGCCGGGGCGGCTCAAGATCCTCTACGACGGCATCCGCGAGGTGGTGTCGCGCTACCAGCCGACCTGCGCGGCGGTGGAGATCATCTTCGTCAACGTGAACCCGCAGTCGACGCTGCTGCTGGGACAGGCGCGCGGCGCGGCGCTGACGGCGCTGGTGTCCTGCGACCTGCACGTGTCGGAGTACACCGCGGTGCAGATGAAGAAGGCCATCACCGGGCACGGCGGCGCGGCCAAGTCGCAGGTGCAGGCGATGGTGGCGAGACTGTTGAACCTGCCCGGCGAACCGGGCAAGGACGCGGCGGACGCGCTGGGCATCGCGATCATGGACGCCCATGCGCGCGTGTCCTTCGCGGCGATGGGCAAGCAGACGACGCTGCAGCGGCGGCAGCACGCGCAGTTCAAGGGCTCGCGGACGTATTGA
- a CDS encoding DUF805 domain-containing protein, producing MNFGDSIQTCLRKYVDFNGTASRSEYWWFVLFLVLGSAILGVISNKLSLVFSLLTLLPSLAVAARRLHDIDRSGWWQLVGLIPLIGWIVMIYWLVQPSQPNRYGVGAATTV from the coding sequence ATGAATTTCGGCGATTCGATCCAGACCTGCCTGCGCAAGTACGTGGATTTCAACGGGACCGCCAGCCGGTCCGAGTACTGGTGGTTCGTGCTCTTCCTGGTGCTGGGTTCGGCGATCCTGGGCGTGATCTCGAACAAGCTGAGCCTGGTCTTCTCGCTGCTGACGCTGCTGCCGTCCTTGGCCGTCGCGGCGCGCCGGCTGCACGACATCGACCGCAGCGGCTGGTGGCAGCTGGTCGGCCTCATCCCGCTGATCGGCTGGATCGTGATGATCTACTGGCTGGTGCAGCCGAGCCAGCCGAACCGGTACGGCGTGGGCGCGGCGACGACGGTGTGA
- a CDS encoding phosphatidate cytidylyltransferase yields MRWLKTLNSSEQVAFLFVVLFGALLLVSIGSVLWSLRERPDDEQEAWQARWSRFRHELNMVWVGACLFWAAWVSGPVGATLLFAVFSFLAFREFITLLHTRRADHRGLIMAFFVILPLQYVLVGTRHFDLFSVLIPVYGFLAIPVASALADDPQRFLERNSKIQWGIMVCVYGLSHAPALLLLEIPKYEGRGAFLLFFLVAVVACGQIAQAIATSRFRAKPVARRISRSFTMKAWWIGAFTAALAGALLYWITPFKAGQAAIAAFVAAGCGSFGVFVMQALKRDAGINAWGNRSAITGAVGLLDRIAVMCFAAPVFFHSVRWYFRVGT; encoded by the coding sequence ATGAGGTGGCTCAAGACATTGAACAGCAGCGAGCAGGTGGCCTTCCTGTTCGTGGTGCTGTTCGGCGCGCTGCTGCTGGTGAGCATCGGCTCGGTGCTGTGGTCGCTGCGCGAGCGCCCCGACGATGAACAGGAAGCCTGGCAGGCGCGCTGGTCGCGCTTCCGGCACGAGCTCAACATGGTCTGGGTCGGAGCCTGCCTGTTCTGGGCCGCGTGGGTGTCCGGGCCGGTCGGGGCGACGCTGCTGTTCGCGGTGTTCTCGTTCCTGGCGTTCCGCGAGTTCATCACGCTGCTGCATACGCGCCGCGCGGATCATCGCGGGCTGATCATGGCCTTCTTCGTGATCCTGCCGCTGCAGTACGTGCTGGTGGGGACGCGCCACTTCGACCTGTTCTCGGTGCTGATCCCCGTCTACGGCTTCCTCGCAATCCCGGTGGCCAGCGCGCTGGCAGACGATCCGCAACGGTTCCTCGAACGCAATTCGAAGATCCAGTGGGGCATCATGGTGTGCGTCTACGGCCTGTCGCACGCGCCGGCGCTGCTGCTGCTGGAGATCCCGAAGTACGAGGGCCGCGGCGCCTTCCTGCTGTTCTTCCTGGTGGCCGTGGTGGCCTGCGGCCAGATCGCGCAGGCGATCGCGACCAGCCGCTTCCGCGCCAAGCCGGTGGCGCGGCGGATCAGCCGCTCGTTCACGATGAAGGCGTGGTGGATAGGCGCGTTCACGGCGGCGCTCGCGGGCGCGCTGCTGTACTGGATCACGCCGTTCAAGGCCGGCCAGGCGGCGATCGCCGCGTTCGTCGCGGCGGGCTGCGGCAGCTTCGGCGTGTTCGTGATGCAGGCGCTCAAGCGGGACGCGGGCATCAACGCCTGGGGCAACCGCAGCGCGATCACCGGCGCGGTCGGACTGCTGGACCGCATCGCGGTGATGTGCTTCGCGGCGCCTGTGTTCTTCCATTCGGTGCGGTGGTACTTCCGCGTCGGCACCTGA
- a CDS encoding RNA polymerase sigma factor, producing the protein MPLVLDEALPLLPRLRRHARLLCGDHARADDLLQDTLERAARKGALFHAEPGPTRQDALRNWLLTLMHRLYLNQRRDAREALHDSLDEDDAPQPAIEEPQQRVAMRLDLERALAALPATAREILLLVCVEELSYQDAARVLDVPVGTVMSRLSRARERLRLSMDGAAPGRPPLRVVK; encoded by the coding sequence ATGCCCCTGGTCCTCGACGAAGCGCTCCCGCTGCTTCCCCGCCTGCGCCGCCACGCGCGGCTGCTGTGCGGCGACCATGCCCGGGCGGACGATCTGCTGCAGGACACGCTGGAACGCGCCGCCCGCAAGGGCGCGCTGTTCCATGCGGAACCCGGACCCACGCGCCAGGACGCCCTGCGCAACTGGCTGCTGACGCTGATGCACCGCCTCTACCTGAACCAGCGGCGCGACGCGCGCGAGGCGCTGCACGATTCGCTGGACGAGGACGACGCGCCGCAGCCGGCCATCGAGGAACCCCAGCAACGCGTCGCGATGCGGCTCGATCTCGAACGCGCGCTGGCGGCCCTGCCCGCGACGGCGCGCGAGATCCTGCTGCTGGTCTGCGTCGAGGAACTCAGCTACCAGGACGCCGCCCGCGTGCTGGACGTGCCGGTGGGCACGGTGATGTCGCGGCTGTCCCGCGCCCGCGAACGGCTGCGCCTGTCGATGGACGGCGCCGCACCGGGCCGCCCGCCGCTGCGGGTGGTGAAATGA